From the genome of Ziziphus jujuba cultivar Dongzao chromosome 6, ASM3175591v1, one region includes:
- the LOC107430085 gene encoding uncharacterized protein LOC107430085 isoform X3, producing the protein MGRMGGNSRAYTVNPSDYKLLEEVGYGASATVFRAIYLPSNEVVAVKCLDLDRCNSNLDDIRREAQTMSLIDHPNVIRAYCSFVVERNLWVVMPFMAEGSCLHLMKIAYPDGFEEAAIGSILKETLKALDYLHQQGHIHRDVKAGNILLDSNGIVKLADFGVSACMFDAGDRQRSRNTFVGTPCWMAPEVLQPGSGYNSKADIWSFGITALELAHGHAPFSKYPPMKVLLMTIQNAPPGLDYDRDKKFSKSFKEMVAMCLVKDQTKRPTAEKLLKHSFFKHAKPPELSVKKLFADLPPLWNRVKALQIKDAAQLALKKMPSAEQEALSQSEYQRGVSAWNFDVEDLKAQASLVRDDDDLSEYPSHGQSNLEKFNSNSEPPLDDGGGKISSDIVQPAEYLNKKGKGLGCDIPESACQERTGWKKNGSATEATASTSEKDVVLPKARTQSVKSRQAVSGPLMPGAVLSHSLSERARISERKENDNQPKNEIAHREVRRTPSFSGPLMLPTRASANSLSAPIKSSGGFRDSLDDKSKSNLVQIKGRFSVTSENLDLVKDIPLSTVPRRSSQGSPLRKSASVGEWIFDSKQAPLNQPPKEFNNSTVPASVLMPHLQNLFQQTSIQQDLIMNMLSSLQLAEVADASQNGKLPPLPRSPENNGSVETAASERERLLLIKISELQARMNNLTDELTAEKLKFIQLQQQLISLSSREENGDRGEGDA; encoded by the exons ATGGGAAGGATGGGAGGCAATTCCAGGGCTTATACTGTGAACCCCAGCGACTACAAACTTCTTGAAGAGGTTGGATATGGTGCCAGCGCTACGGTTTTCAGAGCGATCTATCTTCCTTCCAATGAAGTCGTCGCTGTCAAGTGCTTGGATCTCGATCGCTGCAATAGCAATCTG GATGACATACGAAGGGAGGCTCAAACAATGAGCTTGATTGATCATCCAAATGTCATAAGGGCATATTGTTCCTTTGTTGTTGAACGGAATCTTTGGGTGGTCATGCCATTCATGGCAGAAGGTTCTTGTTTGCACCTTATGAAGATTGCATATCCAGATGGCTTTGAGGAGGCTGCTATTGGTTCTATTCTTAAAGAAACCCTTAAGGCTTTGGATTACCTCCATCAACAAGGGCACATTCATCGGGATGTAAAG GCTGGAAACATTCTACTAGATAGTAATGGGATTGTAAAGCTTGCCGACTTCGGTGTTTCTGCTTGCATGTTTGATGCAGGTGACAGGCAGCGGTCAAGAAATACATTTGTGGGAACTCCATGCTG GATGGCACCAGAGGTACTGCAACCAGGAAGTGGATATAATTCCAA GGCTGATATATGGTCATTCGGTATTACGGCACTGGAGTTGGCTCATGGTCATGCACCTTTTTCTAAATATCCTCCAATGAAG GTTCTCCTGATGACCATACAGAATGCCCCTCCAGGACTTGATTATGATCGTGATAAAAAGTTCTCTAAG TCTTTTAAAGAAATGGTGGCTATGTGCCTGGTGAAAGATCAAACAAAGAGGCCAACAGCAGAAAAACTATTAAAACACTCCTTTTTCAAGCATGCAAAACCTCCAGAGCTTTCTGTGAAGAAATTGTTTGCCGACTTGCCACCGCTTTGGAATCGTGTGAAAGCCCTTCAG ATTAAAGATGCGGCACAACTAGCTCTGAAGAAAATGCCTTCTGCAGAACAAGAGGCATTGTCACAG AGTGAATACCAGCGAGGAGTTAGTGCCTGGAACTTTGACGTTGAGGATTTGAAAGCTCAAGCATCACTG GTGCGAGACGACGATGATTTGTCAGAG TACCCATCTCATGGTCAATCCAATTTGGAGAAATTCAACTCAAACAGTGAACCACCTTTGGATGATGGCGGAGGGAAAATAAGTAGTGATATAGTACAGCCAGCTGAATACTTGAACAAAAAGGGGAAGGGTCTGGGATGTGATATACCAGAATCTGCTTGCCAAGAGAGAACTGGCTGGAAGAAAAATGGATCAGCCACTGAGGCAACAGCATCTACATCTGAAAAGGATGTGGTATTGCCCAAGGCCAGAACTCAAAGTGTGAAAAGTCGCCAAGCTGTGAGTGGCCCACTCATGCCTGGTGCTGTGCTTAGTCATTCATTGTCCGAAAGGGCACGAATCTCTGAAAG GAAAGAGAATGATAATCAACCTAAGAATGAGATTGCTCATCGTGAGGTACGGCGAACACCGAGCTTTAGTGGTCCTCTGATGCTTCCAACACGAGCTTCAGCAAACAGTTTATCAGCTCCAATAAAGTCTTCTGGAG GATTTAGAGATTCTTTGGATGACAAGTCAAAGTCCAATCTTGTGCAAATTAAAGGAAGATTCTCTGTAACATCGGAAAATTTGGATCTTGTAAAG GATATTCCATTAAGTACCGTTCCACGTCGATCTTCACAG gGATCACCTCTGAGAAAGTCTGCTAGTGTTGGTGAATGGATATTTGACTCCAAGCAAGCG CCTCTCAATCAGCCACCCAAGGAGTTTAATAACAGCACAGTACCTGCATCGGTTCTCATGCCTCACCTTCAGAATCTTTTTCAGCAGACTTCAATTCAACAG GATCTCATTATGAATATGTTAAGCAGTTTGCAACTGGCTGAGGTTGCAGATG CTTCTCAAAATGGGAAGTTGCCTCCACTACCTCGCAGTCCAGAGAACAATGGAAGT GTCGAAACAGCAGCTTCTGAGAGGGAGCGCCTACTGCTCATCAAGATCTCAGAGCTTCAGGCTAG GATGAACAATTTGACTGATGAACTGACTGCTGAAAAGTTGAAATTCATACAA TTGCAGCAGCAGCTGATTTCGTTATCAAGTCGGGAAGAAAACGGGGATAGAGGAGAAGGGGATGCCTGA
- the LOC107430085 gene encoding serine/threonine-protein kinase BLUS1 isoform X5 — protein sequence MGRMGGNSRAYTVNPSDYKLLEEVGYGASATVFRAIYLPSNEVVAVKCLDLDRCNSNLDDIRREAQTMSLIDHPNVIRAYCSFVVERNLWVVMPFMAEGSCLHLMKIAYPDGFEEAAIGSILKETLKALDYLHQQGHIHRDVKAGNILLDSNGIVKLADFGVSACMFDAGDRQRSRNTFVGTPCWMAPEVLQPGSGYNSKADIWSFGITALELAHGHAPFSKYPPMKVLLMTIQNAPPGLDYDRDKKFSKSFKEMVAMCLVKDQTKRPTAEKLLKHSFFKHAKPPELSVKKLFADLPPLWNRVKALQIKDAAQLALKKMPSAEQEALSQSEYQRGVSAWNFDVEDLKAQASLVRDDDDLSEVREEDEKLKSFVIDKYPSHGQSNLEKFNSNSEPPLDDGGGKISSDIVQPAEYLNKKGKGLGCDIPESACQERTGWKKNGSATEATASTSEKDVVLPKARTQSVKSRQAVSGPLMPGAVLSHSLSERARISERKENDNQPKNEIAHREVRRTPSFSGPLMLPTRASANSLSAPIKSSGGFRDSLDDKSKSNLVQIKGRFSVTSENLDLVKPLNQPPKEFNNSTVPASVLMPHLQNLFQQTSIQQDLIMNMLSSLQLAEVADASQNGKLPPLPRSPENNGSVETAASERERLLLIKISELQARMNNLTDELTAEKLKFIQLQQQLISLSSREENGDRGEGDA from the exons ATGGGAAGGATGGGAGGCAATTCCAGGGCTTATACTGTGAACCCCAGCGACTACAAACTTCTTGAAGAGGTTGGATATGGTGCCAGCGCTACGGTTTTCAGAGCGATCTATCTTCCTTCCAATGAAGTCGTCGCTGTCAAGTGCTTGGATCTCGATCGCTGCAATAGCAATCTG GATGACATACGAAGGGAGGCTCAAACAATGAGCTTGATTGATCATCCAAATGTCATAAGGGCATATTGTTCCTTTGTTGTTGAACGGAATCTTTGGGTGGTCATGCCATTCATGGCAGAAGGTTCTTGTTTGCACCTTATGAAGATTGCATATCCAGATGGCTTTGAGGAGGCTGCTATTGGTTCTATTCTTAAAGAAACCCTTAAGGCTTTGGATTACCTCCATCAACAAGGGCACATTCATCGGGATGTAAAG GCTGGAAACATTCTACTAGATAGTAATGGGATTGTAAAGCTTGCCGACTTCGGTGTTTCTGCTTGCATGTTTGATGCAGGTGACAGGCAGCGGTCAAGAAATACATTTGTGGGAACTCCATGCTG GATGGCACCAGAGGTACTGCAACCAGGAAGTGGATATAATTCCAA GGCTGATATATGGTCATTCGGTATTACGGCACTGGAGTTGGCTCATGGTCATGCACCTTTTTCTAAATATCCTCCAATGAAG GTTCTCCTGATGACCATACAGAATGCCCCTCCAGGACTTGATTATGATCGTGATAAAAAGTTCTCTAAG TCTTTTAAAGAAATGGTGGCTATGTGCCTGGTGAAAGATCAAACAAAGAGGCCAACAGCAGAAAAACTATTAAAACACTCCTTTTTCAAGCATGCAAAACCTCCAGAGCTTTCTGTGAAGAAATTGTTTGCCGACTTGCCACCGCTTTGGAATCGTGTGAAAGCCCTTCAG ATTAAAGATGCGGCACAACTAGCTCTGAAGAAAATGCCTTCTGCAGAACAAGAGGCATTGTCACAG AGTGAATACCAGCGAGGAGTTAGTGCCTGGAACTTTGACGTTGAGGATTTGAAAGCTCAAGCATCACTG GTGCGAGACGACGATGATTTGTCAGAGGTGAGGGAAGaagatgaaaaattaaaatcatttgtGATTGATAAG TACCCATCTCATGGTCAATCCAATTTGGAGAAATTCAACTCAAACAGTGAACCACCTTTGGATGATGGCGGAGGGAAAATAAGTAGTGATATAGTACAGCCAGCTGAATACTTGAACAAAAAGGGGAAGGGTCTGGGATGTGATATACCAGAATCTGCTTGCCAAGAGAGAACTGGCTGGAAGAAAAATGGATCAGCCACTGAGGCAACAGCATCTACATCTGAAAAGGATGTGGTATTGCCCAAGGCCAGAACTCAAAGTGTGAAAAGTCGCCAAGCTGTGAGTGGCCCACTCATGCCTGGTGCTGTGCTTAGTCATTCATTGTCCGAAAGGGCACGAATCTCTGAAAG GAAAGAGAATGATAATCAACCTAAGAATGAGATTGCTCATCGTGAGGTACGGCGAACACCGAGCTTTAGTGGTCCTCTGATGCTTCCAACACGAGCTTCAGCAAACAGTTTATCAGCTCCAATAAAGTCTTCTGGAG GATTTAGAGATTCTTTGGATGACAAGTCAAAGTCCAATCTTGTGCAAATTAAAGGAAGATTCTCTGTAACATCGGAAAATTTGGATCTTGTAAAG CCTCTCAATCAGCCACCCAAGGAGTTTAATAACAGCACAGTACCTGCATCGGTTCTCATGCCTCACCTTCAGAATCTTTTTCAGCAGACTTCAATTCAACAG GATCTCATTATGAATATGTTAAGCAGTTTGCAACTGGCTGAGGTTGCAGATG CTTCTCAAAATGGGAAGTTGCCTCCACTACCTCGCAGTCCAGAGAACAATGGAAGT GTCGAAACAGCAGCTTCTGAGAGGGAGCGCCTACTGCTCATCAAGATCTCAGAGCTTCAGGCTAG GATGAACAATTTGACTGATGAACTGACTGCTGAAAAGTTGAAATTCATACAA TTGCAGCAGCAGCTGATTTCGTTATCAAGTCGGGAAGAAAACGGGGATAGAGGAGAAGGGGATGCCTGA
- the LOC107430085 gene encoding uncharacterized protein LOC107430085 isoform X2 gives MGRMGGNSRAYTVNPSDYKLLEEVGYGASATVFRAIYLPSNEVVAVKCLDLDRCNSNLDDIRREAQTMSLIDHPNVIRAYCSFVVERNLWVVMPFMAEGSCLHLMKIAYPDGFEEAAIGSILKETLKALDYLHQQGHIHRDVKAGNILLDSNGIVKLADFGVSACMFDAGDRQRSRNTFVGTPCWMAPEVLQPGSGYNSKADIWSFGITALELAHGHAPFSKYPPMKVLLMTIQNAPPGLDYDRDKKFSKSFKEMVAMCLVKDQTKRPTAEKLLKHSFFKHAKPPELSVKKLFADLPPLWNRVKALQIKDAAQLALKKMPSAEQEALSQSEYQRGVSAWNFDVEDLKAQASLVRDDDDLSEVREEDEKLKSFVIDKYPSHGQSNLEKFNSNSEPPLDDGGGKISSDIVQPAEYLNKKGKGLGCDIPESACQERTGWKKNGSATEATASTSEKDVVLPKARTQSVKSRQAVSGPLMPGAVLSHSLSERARISERKENDNQPKNEIAHREVRRTPSFSGPLMLPTRASANSLSAPIKSSGGFRDSLDDKSKSNLVQIKGRFSVTSENLDLVKGSPLRKSASVGEWIFDSKQAPLNQPPKEFNNSTVPASVLMPHLQNLFQQTSIQQDLIMNMLSSLQLAEVADASQNGKLPPLPRSPENNGSVETAASERERLLLIKISELQARMNNLTDELTAEKLKFIQLQQQLISLSSREENGDRGEGDA, from the exons ATGGGAAGGATGGGAGGCAATTCCAGGGCTTATACTGTGAACCCCAGCGACTACAAACTTCTTGAAGAGGTTGGATATGGTGCCAGCGCTACGGTTTTCAGAGCGATCTATCTTCCTTCCAATGAAGTCGTCGCTGTCAAGTGCTTGGATCTCGATCGCTGCAATAGCAATCTG GATGACATACGAAGGGAGGCTCAAACAATGAGCTTGATTGATCATCCAAATGTCATAAGGGCATATTGTTCCTTTGTTGTTGAACGGAATCTTTGGGTGGTCATGCCATTCATGGCAGAAGGTTCTTGTTTGCACCTTATGAAGATTGCATATCCAGATGGCTTTGAGGAGGCTGCTATTGGTTCTATTCTTAAAGAAACCCTTAAGGCTTTGGATTACCTCCATCAACAAGGGCACATTCATCGGGATGTAAAG GCTGGAAACATTCTACTAGATAGTAATGGGATTGTAAAGCTTGCCGACTTCGGTGTTTCTGCTTGCATGTTTGATGCAGGTGACAGGCAGCGGTCAAGAAATACATTTGTGGGAACTCCATGCTG GATGGCACCAGAGGTACTGCAACCAGGAAGTGGATATAATTCCAA GGCTGATATATGGTCATTCGGTATTACGGCACTGGAGTTGGCTCATGGTCATGCACCTTTTTCTAAATATCCTCCAATGAAG GTTCTCCTGATGACCATACAGAATGCCCCTCCAGGACTTGATTATGATCGTGATAAAAAGTTCTCTAAG TCTTTTAAAGAAATGGTGGCTATGTGCCTGGTGAAAGATCAAACAAAGAGGCCAACAGCAGAAAAACTATTAAAACACTCCTTTTTCAAGCATGCAAAACCTCCAGAGCTTTCTGTGAAGAAATTGTTTGCCGACTTGCCACCGCTTTGGAATCGTGTGAAAGCCCTTCAG ATTAAAGATGCGGCACAACTAGCTCTGAAGAAAATGCCTTCTGCAGAACAAGAGGCATTGTCACAG AGTGAATACCAGCGAGGAGTTAGTGCCTGGAACTTTGACGTTGAGGATTTGAAAGCTCAAGCATCACTG GTGCGAGACGACGATGATTTGTCAGAGGTGAGGGAAGaagatgaaaaattaaaatcatttgtGATTGATAAG TACCCATCTCATGGTCAATCCAATTTGGAGAAATTCAACTCAAACAGTGAACCACCTTTGGATGATGGCGGAGGGAAAATAAGTAGTGATATAGTACAGCCAGCTGAATACTTGAACAAAAAGGGGAAGGGTCTGGGATGTGATATACCAGAATCTGCTTGCCAAGAGAGAACTGGCTGGAAGAAAAATGGATCAGCCACTGAGGCAACAGCATCTACATCTGAAAAGGATGTGGTATTGCCCAAGGCCAGAACTCAAAGTGTGAAAAGTCGCCAAGCTGTGAGTGGCCCACTCATGCCTGGTGCTGTGCTTAGTCATTCATTGTCCGAAAGGGCACGAATCTCTGAAAG GAAAGAGAATGATAATCAACCTAAGAATGAGATTGCTCATCGTGAGGTACGGCGAACACCGAGCTTTAGTGGTCCTCTGATGCTTCCAACACGAGCTTCAGCAAACAGTTTATCAGCTCCAATAAAGTCTTCTGGAG GATTTAGAGATTCTTTGGATGACAAGTCAAAGTCCAATCTTGTGCAAATTAAAGGAAGATTCTCTGTAACATCGGAAAATTTGGATCTTGTAAAG gGATCACCTCTGAGAAAGTCTGCTAGTGTTGGTGAATGGATATTTGACTCCAAGCAAGCG CCTCTCAATCAGCCACCCAAGGAGTTTAATAACAGCACAGTACCTGCATCGGTTCTCATGCCTCACCTTCAGAATCTTTTTCAGCAGACTTCAATTCAACAG GATCTCATTATGAATATGTTAAGCAGTTTGCAACTGGCTGAGGTTGCAGATG CTTCTCAAAATGGGAAGTTGCCTCCACTACCTCGCAGTCCAGAGAACAATGGAAGT GTCGAAACAGCAGCTTCTGAGAGGGAGCGCCTACTGCTCATCAAGATCTCAGAGCTTCAGGCTAG GATGAACAATTTGACTGATGAACTGACTGCTGAAAAGTTGAAATTCATACAA TTGCAGCAGCAGCTGATTTCGTTATCAAGTCGGGAAGAAAACGGGGATAGAGGAGAAGGGGATGCCTGA
- the LOC107430085 gene encoding uncharacterized protein LOC107430085 isoform X1, producing the protein MGRMGGNSRAYTVNPSDYKLLEEVGYGASATVFRAIYLPSNEVVAVKCLDLDRCNSNLDDIRREAQTMSLIDHPNVIRAYCSFVVERNLWVVMPFMAEGSCLHLMKIAYPDGFEEAAIGSILKETLKALDYLHQQGHIHRDVKAGNILLDSNGIVKLADFGVSACMFDAGDRQRSRNTFVGTPCWMAPEVLQPGSGYNSKADIWSFGITALELAHGHAPFSKYPPMKVLLMTIQNAPPGLDYDRDKKFSKSFKEMVAMCLVKDQTKRPTAEKLLKHSFFKHAKPPELSVKKLFADLPPLWNRVKALQIKDAAQLALKKMPSAEQEALSQSEYQRGVSAWNFDVEDLKAQASLVRDDDDLSEVREEDEKLKSFVIDKYPSHGQSNLEKFNSNSEPPLDDGGGKISSDIVQPAEYLNKKGKGLGCDIPESACQERTGWKKNGSATEATASTSEKDVVLPKARTQSVKSRQAVSGPLMPGAVLSHSLSERARISERKENDNQPKNEIAHREVRRTPSFSGPLMLPTRASANSLSAPIKSSGGFRDSLDDKSKSNLVQIKGRFSVTSENLDLVKDIPLSTVPRRSSQGSPLRKSASVGEWIFDSKQAPLNQPPKEFNNSTVPASVLMPHLQNLFQQTSIQQDLIMNMLSSLQLAEVADASQNGKLPPLPRSPENNGSVETAASERERLLLIKISELQARMNNLTDELTAEKLKFIQLQQQLISLSSREENGDRGEGDA; encoded by the exons ATGGGAAGGATGGGAGGCAATTCCAGGGCTTATACTGTGAACCCCAGCGACTACAAACTTCTTGAAGAGGTTGGATATGGTGCCAGCGCTACGGTTTTCAGAGCGATCTATCTTCCTTCCAATGAAGTCGTCGCTGTCAAGTGCTTGGATCTCGATCGCTGCAATAGCAATCTG GATGACATACGAAGGGAGGCTCAAACAATGAGCTTGATTGATCATCCAAATGTCATAAGGGCATATTGTTCCTTTGTTGTTGAACGGAATCTTTGGGTGGTCATGCCATTCATGGCAGAAGGTTCTTGTTTGCACCTTATGAAGATTGCATATCCAGATGGCTTTGAGGAGGCTGCTATTGGTTCTATTCTTAAAGAAACCCTTAAGGCTTTGGATTACCTCCATCAACAAGGGCACATTCATCGGGATGTAAAG GCTGGAAACATTCTACTAGATAGTAATGGGATTGTAAAGCTTGCCGACTTCGGTGTTTCTGCTTGCATGTTTGATGCAGGTGACAGGCAGCGGTCAAGAAATACATTTGTGGGAACTCCATGCTG GATGGCACCAGAGGTACTGCAACCAGGAAGTGGATATAATTCCAA GGCTGATATATGGTCATTCGGTATTACGGCACTGGAGTTGGCTCATGGTCATGCACCTTTTTCTAAATATCCTCCAATGAAG GTTCTCCTGATGACCATACAGAATGCCCCTCCAGGACTTGATTATGATCGTGATAAAAAGTTCTCTAAG TCTTTTAAAGAAATGGTGGCTATGTGCCTGGTGAAAGATCAAACAAAGAGGCCAACAGCAGAAAAACTATTAAAACACTCCTTTTTCAAGCATGCAAAACCTCCAGAGCTTTCTGTGAAGAAATTGTTTGCCGACTTGCCACCGCTTTGGAATCGTGTGAAAGCCCTTCAG ATTAAAGATGCGGCACAACTAGCTCTGAAGAAAATGCCTTCTGCAGAACAAGAGGCATTGTCACAG AGTGAATACCAGCGAGGAGTTAGTGCCTGGAACTTTGACGTTGAGGATTTGAAAGCTCAAGCATCACTG GTGCGAGACGACGATGATTTGTCAGAGGTGAGGGAAGaagatgaaaaattaaaatcatttgtGATTGATAAG TACCCATCTCATGGTCAATCCAATTTGGAGAAATTCAACTCAAACAGTGAACCACCTTTGGATGATGGCGGAGGGAAAATAAGTAGTGATATAGTACAGCCAGCTGAATACTTGAACAAAAAGGGGAAGGGTCTGGGATGTGATATACCAGAATCTGCTTGCCAAGAGAGAACTGGCTGGAAGAAAAATGGATCAGCCACTGAGGCAACAGCATCTACATCTGAAAAGGATGTGGTATTGCCCAAGGCCAGAACTCAAAGTGTGAAAAGTCGCCAAGCTGTGAGTGGCCCACTCATGCCTGGTGCTGTGCTTAGTCATTCATTGTCCGAAAGGGCACGAATCTCTGAAAG GAAAGAGAATGATAATCAACCTAAGAATGAGATTGCTCATCGTGAGGTACGGCGAACACCGAGCTTTAGTGGTCCTCTGATGCTTCCAACACGAGCTTCAGCAAACAGTTTATCAGCTCCAATAAAGTCTTCTGGAG GATTTAGAGATTCTTTGGATGACAAGTCAAAGTCCAATCTTGTGCAAATTAAAGGAAGATTCTCTGTAACATCGGAAAATTTGGATCTTGTAAAG GATATTCCATTAAGTACCGTTCCACGTCGATCTTCACAG gGATCACCTCTGAGAAAGTCTGCTAGTGTTGGTGAATGGATATTTGACTCCAAGCAAGCG CCTCTCAATCAGCCACCCAAGGAGTTTAATAACAGCACAGTACCTGCATCGGTTCTCATGCCTCACCTTCAGAATCTTTTTCAGCAGACTTCAATTCAACAG GATCTCATTATGAATATGTTAAGCAGTTTGCAACTGGCTGAGGTTGCAGATG CTTCTCAAAATGGGAAGTTGCCTCCACTACCTCGCAGTCCAGAGAACAATGGAAGT GTCGAAACAGCAGCTTCTGAGAGGGAGCGCCTACTGCTCATCAAGATCTCAGAGCTTCAGGCTAG GATGAACAATTTGACTGATGAACTGACTGCTGAAAAGTTGAAATTCATACAA TTGCAGCAGCAGCTGATTTCGTTATCAAGTCGGGAAGAAAACGGGGATAGAGGAGAAGGGGATGCCTGA
- the LOC107430085 gene encoding serine/threonine-protein kinase BLUS1 isoform X4 translates to MGRMGGNSRAYTVNPSDYKLLEEVGYGASATVFRAIYLPSNEVVAVKCLDLDRCNSNLDDIRREAQTMSLIDHPNVIRAYCSFVVERNLWVVMPFMAEGSCLHLMKIAYPDGFEEAAIGSILKETLKALDYLHQQGHIHRDVKAGNILLDSNGIVKLADFGVSACMFDAGDRQRSRNTFVGTPCWMAPEVLQPGSGYNSKADIWSFGITALELAHGHAPFSKYPPMKVLLMTIQNAPPGLDYDRDKKFSKSFKEMVAMCLVKDQTKRPTAEKLLKHSFFKHAKPPELSVKKLFADLPPLWNRVKALQIKDAAQLALKKMPSAEQEALSQSEYQRGVSAWNFDVEDLKAQASLVRDDDDLSEVREEDEKLKSFVIDKYPSHGQSNLEKFNSNSEPPLDDGGGKISSDIVQPAEYLNKKGKGLGCDIPESACQERTGWKKNGSATEATASTSEKDVVLPKARTQSVKSRQAVSGPLMPGAVLSHSLSERARISERKENDNQPKNEIAHREVRRTPSFSGPLMLPTRASANSLSAPIKSSGGFRDSLDDKSKSNLVQIKGRFSVTSENLDLVKDIPLSTVPRRSSQGSPLRKSASVGEWIFDSKQAPLNQPPKEFNNSTVPASVLMPHLQNLFQQTSIQQDLIMNMLSSLQLAEVADASQNGKLPPLPRSPENNGSVETAASERERLLLIKISELQARMNNLTDELTAEKLKFIQCF, encoded by the exons ATGGGAAGGATGGGAGGCAATTCCAGGGCTTATACTGTGAACCCCAGCGACTACAAACTTCTTGAAGAGGTTGGATATGGTGCCAGCGCTACGGTTTTCAGAGCGATCTATCTTCCTTCCAATGAAGTCGTCGCTGTCAAGTGCTTGGATCTCGATCGCTGCAATAGCAATCTG GATGACATACGAAGGGAGGCTCAAACAATGAGCTTGATTGATCATCCAAATGTCATAAGGGCATATTGTTCCTTTGTTGTTGAACGGAATCTTTGGGTGGTCATGCCATTCATGGCAGAAGGTTCTTGTTTGCACCTTATGAAGATTGCATATCCAGATGGCTTTGAGGAGGCTGCTATTGGTTCTATTCTTAAAGAAACCCTTAAGGCTTTGGATTACCTCCATCAACAAGGGCACATTCATCGGGATGTAAAG GCTGGAAACATTCTACTAGATAGTAATGGGATTGTAAAGCTTGCCGACTTCGGTGTTTCTGCTTGCATGTTTGATGCAGGTGACAGGCAGCGGTCAAGAAATACATTTGTGGGAACTCCATGCTG GATGGCACCAGAGGTACTGCAACCAGGAAGTGGATATAATTCCAA GGCTGATATATGGTCATTCGGTATTACGGCACTGGAGTTGGCTCATGGTCATGCACCTTTTTCTAAATATCCTCCAATGAAG GTTCTCCTGATGACCATACAGAATGCCCCTCCAGGACTTGATTATGATCGTGATAAAAAGTTCTCTAAG TCTTTTAAAGAAATGGTGGCTATGTGCCTGGTGAAAGATCAAACAAAGAGGCCAACAGCAGAAAAACTATTAAAACACTCCTTTTTCAAGCATGCAAAACCTCCAGAGCTTTCTGTGAAGAAATTGTTTGCCGACTTGCCACCGCTTTGGAATCGTGTGAAAGCCCTTCAG ATTAAAGATGCGGCACAACTAGCTCTGAAGAAAATGCCTTCTGCAGAACAAGAGGCATTGTCACAG AGTGAATACCAGCGAGGAGTTAGTGCCTGGAACTTTGACGTTGAGGATTTGAAAGCTCAAGCATCACTG GTGCGAGACGACGATGATTTGTCAGAGGTGAGGGAAGaagatgaaaaattaaaatcatttgtGATTGATAAG TACCCATCTCATGGTCAATCCAATTTGGAGAAATTCAACTCAAACAGTGAACCACCTTTGGATGATGGCGGAGGGAAAATAAGTAGTGATATAGTACAGCCAGCTGAATACTTGAACAAAAAGGGGAAGGGTCTGGGATGTGATATACCAGAATCTGCTTGCCAAGAGAGAACTGGCTGGAAGAAAAATGGATCAGCCACTGAGGCAACAGCATCTACATCTGAAAAGGATGTGGTATTGCCCAAGGCCAGAACTCAAAGTGTGAAAAGTCGCCAAGCTGTGAGTGGCCCACTCATGCCTGGTGCTGTGCTTAGTCATTCATTGTCCGAAAGGGCACGAATCTCTGAAAG GAAAGAGAATGATAATCAACCTAAGAATGAGATTGCTCATCGTGAGGTACGGCGAACACCGAGCTTTAGTGGTCCTCTGATGCTTCCAACACGAGCTTCAGCAAACAGTTTATCAGCTCCAATAAAGTCTTCTGGAG GATTTAGAGATTCTTTGGATGACAAGTCAAAGTCCAATCTTGTGCAAATTAAAGGAAGATTCTCTGTAACATCGGAAAATTTGGATCTTGTAAAG GATATTCCATTAAGTACCGTTCCACGTCGATCTTCACAG gGATCACCTCTGAGAAAGTCTGCTAGTGTTGGTGAATGGATATTTGACTCCAAGCAAGCG CCTCTCAATCAGCCACCCAAGGAGTTTAATAACAGCACAGTACCTGCATCGGTTCTCATGCCTCACCTTCAGAATCTTTTTCAGCAGACTTCAATTCAACAG GATCTCATTATGAATATGTTAAGCAGTTTGCAACTGGCTGAGGTTGCAGATG CTTCTCAAAATGGGAAGTTGCCTCCACTACCTCGCAGTCCAGAGAACAATGGAAGT GTCGAAACAGCAGCTTCTGAGAGGGAGCGCCTACTGCTCATCAAGATCTCAGAGCTTCAGGCTAG GATGAACAATTTGACTGATGAACTGACTGCTGAAAAGTTGAAATTCATACAA TGTTTCTGA